The following proteins are co-located in the Eleginops maclovinus isolate JMC-PN-2008 ecotype Puerto Natales chromosome 23, JC_Emac_rtc_rv5, whole genome shotgun sequence genome:
- the insb gene encoding preproinsulin b, with protein sequence MASVPYAVSMLLLLALYSPVVSSAPALHLCGSHLVDALYFVCGELGFFYSPNRPHKRDLEEMLGFLSKREQRPWRANSGHKELKVKRGIVEQCCHKPCSVYHLEGYCN encoded by the exons ATGGCCAGCGTACCATATGCAGTGTCCATGCTGCTTCTGCTGGCGCTCTACTCTCCAGTGGTGTCCTCTGCTCCTGCCCTTCACCTGTGCGGCTCCCACCTGGTGGACGCCCTCTACTTCGTATGTGGGGAGCTGGGCTTTTTCTACAGTCCAAACCGACCTCATAAGCGAGATCTTGAAGAGATGCTCG GGTTCCTGTCTAAAAGGGAGCAGCGGCCGTGGAGGGCTAATTCTGGCCACAAGGAGCTAAAGGTGAAGAGAGGCATCGTGGAGCAGTGCTGCCATAAGCCGTGTAGCGTTTACCACCTTGAGGGCTACTGCAACTGA
- the hmmr gene encoding hyaluronan mediated motility receptor, whose amino-acid sequence MSFPRAPLKRFNENVGCAPPPGTYDIKPGDLKGAASFDKSDRFRHVKAAALPPQTPSRSGLMSPVRRTMSVDGLMDSSSVKKEKNAMTTERKQRKLVEKEIRSLVQQRGEQDRRLLALEEELKKVEAKLLAAVREKTGLSANVTTLDRQLVELKKVNEFLKNKVSADTTKKRIVLLTTELTEARNTLDAKNKELKVLQINTEGKVKALKTDLQAARATVNTLKDRNKDLEDLHQVTKAQNAELENENARLHGVIRELREETQVVQEYLDTANDQIQDLRSTLREKTVDDTVAGSHVEKVKQLETDLEQRTTELGTIQDVLRRKEEEAEQFKQELQASKEVLLDVETRLENQKLELKSSQEQMQSADQEVQESQATVRQQEAELARLREVLRRTEKELDERVAHLEQRCLFSEEERSKTQEEGMRRVEQLKAELILLKEARKEEQNRWTELQQEHAALTEELTKEKALVDSLSVLVEQEREESEERLRQLKEEMEEVLGELAILEEQEQKRQETVESGQEELQRLQEGNDELEKQLSDTRALFESKSNEVAGLKEEHLAAITELQEAHTNSLSTMGDIVTELESAREALRGAEGRRQELEAEVERVTQQMEEMEKALQQREEEVDQLKDGLEEHQERQLAEAKARGENSRKLLEVQTCLAQKDEEMKAKEASHAALISQLQQEIQLQTNEREEALGHLEEQRGQGLTQLQNEMEQAQKLVEEVRQEKDEIMEQLKQEREEHQQVRSEVLRLNTQSERIDEEMKSVLSQVEAKEQARFALENQLNVAEQERNRLEEAVQCGVNFHAQLHIMEEKTLTLQRELEEQRKDRLTLQEQVEVLTQEKVTLLWEMEEQRQELKRQITEAQEESSPSSETEKWRKQYEELFAKVRPFQEQLNAFAAERNALLNENGANQEELNKLSDAYARLMGHQNQKQKIKHVMKLKDENISLKQEVTKLRSQLNRQKIDLEQLKSKLSGSPHRKFDPSKAFKHDKENVKTETLKEGNHYA is encoded by the exons atgtcttttccaAGAGCTCCTTTGAAACGGTTCAACGAAAACGTAG GTTGTGCCCCTCCACCCGGGACCTATGATATCAAACCTGGGGACCTTAAGGGAGCCGCTTCCTTCGACAAATCTGATCGTTTCAGACATGTTAAGGCTG CGGCTCTTCCTCCACAAACCCCCTCCAGAAGTGGCCTCATGTCTCCTGTCCGTAGGACCATGTCGGTTGATGGTCTt ATGGACAGTTCAAGtgtaaagaaagagaagaatgCCATGACTACGGAAAGGAAGCAGCGGAAACTCGTGGAAAAAGAG ATACGGTCCCTGGTTCAGCAGCGAGGGGAGCAGGACCGTCGCTTGCTGGCTCTGGAAGAAGAGCTGAAGAAGGTGGAGGCTAAGCTGCTGGCTGCAGTCAGGGAAAAGACGGGCCTTTCGGCCAATGTTACCACTCTTGACAGACAGCTGGTTGAGCTCAAGAAAGTCAATGAGTTCCTCAAAAACAAG GTTTCTGCTGACACTACAAAGAAGAGAATTGTATTGCTCACAACAGAGTTGACGGAGGCCAGAAACACTTTGGATGCTAAAAACAAG gagTTAAAGGTCCTGCAGATTAACACTGAAGGCAAAGTAAAGGCCCTTAAAACTGACCTGCAAGCTGCCAGGGCAACTGTCAATACTCTGAAGGACAGAAATAAGGACTTGG AGGACCTACATCAAGTGACCAAAGCCCAGAACGCAGAGCTTGAGAACGAGAACGCTAGATTGCAtg GTGTGATTCGGGAGCTAAGGGAGGAGACCCAAGTCGTGCAGGAATACCTGGATACAGCCAATGACCAGATCCAG gatCTTCGCTCGACGCTCAGAGAGAAGACAGTGGATGACACTGTTGCTGGTTCTCATGTGGAGAAAGTAAA GCAACTGGAGACCGACCTAGAGCAGCGCACCACTGAGCTAGGAACCATCCAAGATGTGCTCAGAcgaaaagaggaggaggcagagcaaTTCAAGCAAGAGCTGCAGGCCTCAAAGGAAGTCTTGTTGGACGTGGAGACGAGGTTGGAGAACCAGAAGCTGGAGCTGAAGTCTTCACAGGAGCAGATGCAGTCAGCCGACCAGGAAGTTCAGGAGTCTCAAGCAACAGTTCGCCAGCAGGAGGCAGAGCTCGCCAGACTGAGAGAGGTGCTCAGGAGGACGGAGAAGGAGCTGGACGAGAGAGTGGCTCATCTGGAGCAGAGGTGTCTGTTCTCTGAGGAAGAGAGAA gCAAGACTCAGGAGGAGGGAATGAGGAGAGTTGAGCAATTGAAAGCAGAGCTCATCTTGCTAAAGGAAGCTAGAAAAGAGGAGCAAAACAGATGGACCGAGCTCCAACAAGAACATGCTGCACTTACAGAGGAGCTGACGAAAGAAAAG GCGCTTGTGGACTCCCTGTCTGTGCTGGtggagcaggagagggaggagtCTGAGGAGCGGCTGAGGCAGCtaaaggaggagatggaggaggtaCTGGGGGAGCTCGCTATCCTGGAGGAACAGGAGCAGAAGAGGCAGGAGACGGTGGAGAGCGGTCAGGAGGAACTCCAGAGGCTGCAGGAAGGCAACGATGAGCTGGAGAAACAGCTCAGTGACACTAGGGCACTGTTTGAGAG TAAGAGCAATGAGGTGGCAGGTTTGAAAGAGGAACATTTAGCAGCCATCACAGAACTCCAAGaggcacacacaaactctctgAGCACGATGGGAGACATTGTCACAGAGCTTGAAAG CGCCAGGGAGGCTCTGCGGGGGGCCGAGGGAAGGCGGCAAGAACTGGAAGCGGAGGTGGAGAGGGTGACGCAGCAGATGGAAGAAATGGAGAAAGCGCttcaacagagagaggaggaggtcgACCAACTGAAGGATGGGCTAGAGGAGCACCAGGAGCGGCAGTTAGCCGAAGCAAAAGCCAGGGGGGAGAATTCAAG GAAGTTGCTGGAGGTGCAGACTTGCCTTGCTCAAAAAGACGAAGAGATGAAAGCCAAGGAGGCGAGCCACGCCGCCCTGATCAGTCAGCTACAGCAGGAGATACAGCTGCAGACAAACGAGAGAGAGGAGGCACTGGGGCACCTAGAGGAACAGAGAGGTCAGGGTCTAACTCAGctacaaaatgaaatggaacAAGCCCAGAAATTGGTAGAGGAAGTCCGCCAAGAGAAAGACGAAATAATGGAACAGCTCAAAcaagaaagagaggagcaccAGCAGGTCAGGTCAGAGGTGCTAAGACTGAACACCCAGAGTGAGAGAATAGACGAGGAAATGAAGAGTGTTTTGTCTCAAGTGGAAGCCAAAGAGCAGGCTAGGTTCGCTCTGGAAAACCAACTAAACGTGGCAGAGCAGGAGAGAAACCGCCTGGAGGAGGCCGTACAATGCGGCGTGAACTTCCACGCCCAATTACACATCATGGAGGAGAAGACTCTGACTCTGCAGCGTGAGTTGGAAGAACAGAGGAAAGACAGGCTGACTCTACAGGAGCAGGTGGAAGTTCTGACCCAGGAAAAGGTCACGCTGCTGTGGGAGATGGAGGAGCAGCGACAGGAACTGAAAAGACAGATAACTGAAGCCCAGGAGGAAAG CTCCCCAAGTTCAGAGACTGAAAAGTGGAGGAAACAATATGAGGAGCTTTTTGCGAAAGTCAGGCCTTTTCAG GAACAGCTGAACGCGTTTGCAGCCGAGCGGAACGCACTACTCAACGAAAATGGAGCAAACCAAGAGGAGTTGAACAAGTTGTCTGATGCTTACGCTCGCCTGATGGGCCACCAGAACCAGAAGCAAAAGATCAAACATGTGATGAAGCTCAAAGACGAGAACATCTCCCTAAAGCAG GAGGTGACGAAGCTGCGGTCCCAGCTGAACCGGCAGAAGATTGATCTAGAGCAGCTCAAGTCAAAGCTCTCCGGTTCTCCTCACCGCAAGTTTGATCCCAGCAAAGCCTTCAAGCACGACAAGGAAAACGTGAAAACTGAAACTCTTAAAGAAG gAAATCATTATGCATAA